A window of Ruminococcus champanellensis 18P13 = JCM 17042 contains these coding sequences:
- a CDS encoding phage major tail protein 2, translating into MALYSGVTGKLSIKSGSGTAKELVHMSNWSVELTKEILEVLSFGEDYKEKVPSVKDWSASADGTADFATDSNQKDLVDAFENGTKLTASFYLDKDTFLVGDCYVESLTVEHAADGKGDISISLAGSQAATLTLPTSGGGT; encoded by the coding sequence ATGGCGTTATATTCTGGTGTAACCGGCAAGCTGTCCATCAAGAGCGGATCCGGCACTGCAAAAGAACTTGTTCATATGTCCAACTGGTCGGTAGAACTGACCAAGGAAATCCTGGAGGTTCTCAGTTTCGGTGAGGATTACAAGGAAAAGGTTCCGTCTGTAAAGGACTGGTCTGCTTCTGCTGACGGTACGGCAGATTTCGCAACAGATTCCAACCAGAAGGACTTGGTGGATGCTTTTGAGAACGGCACCAAACTTACAGCATCTTTTTATCTGGACAAAGATACCTTTCTCGTTGGTGACTGCTACGTTGAGAGCCTGACCGTTGAGCATGCGGCAGATGGCAAGGGCGATATTTCCATTTCGCTGGCAGGCAGTCAGGCAGCAACACTGACTCTGCCCACATCCGGCGGAGGGACTTAA
- a CDS encoding minor capsid protein, which yields MNVLDKVYEVLGDKGAKLGFMPDEPDKMTGIFEYQASPLVHSFSGSDIVQNVQVRCRGATDEIAYQAAKSAVMALDRYHDDEVSILQNSAILDIGRDSKMRQEYTVNFTIRRY from the coding sequence ATGAACGTGTTAGATAAGGTATATGAAGTCCTGGGCGATAAGGGCGCAAAACTAGGATTTATGCCGGACGAACCGGACAAAATGACGGGCATCTTTGAATACCAAGCATCGCCTTTGGTTCATTCATTCAGCGGATCTGACATTGTTCAGAACGTGCAAGTCCGGTGCCGTGGTGCAACGGATGAGATCGCCTACCAGGCGGCAAAATCGGCAGTAATGGCGCTTGACCGCTATCATGATGATGAAGTGAGCATTTTGCAGAATTCAGCAATACTCGATATTGGCAGGGATTCTAAAATGCGGCAAGAGTACACGGTAAATTTTACAATTAGGAGGTATTAA
- a CDS encoding DnaT-like ssDNA-binding protein encodes MYGTVEQADAYVKAHYASKSAERVRWLALEDEDKTVYLTQAFDMIERLPFRGRKAVVGQKNAFPRLPYQYGEDNPSVPECVISAETELALYLSDTKAQESSQKRKELIRDGVKSFSLGDLSENYGDVKSGSQAATVSTAYSCQACMQLLRPYLSGGFDICFPST; translated from the coding sequence ATGTACGGCACTGTTGAACAGGCGGATGCATACGTCAAGGCACACTATGCATCTAAATCTGCGGAACGTGTGCGGTGGTTGGCTCTGGAGGATGAGGATAAGACCGTTTATCTGACTCAGGCGTTCGACATGATCGAGCGCCTCCCCTTCCGGGGAAGAAAAGCAGTAGTGGGGCAGAAAAACGCCTTTCCACGCTTGCCGTATCAGTACGGAGAGGATAACCCCAGCGTACCAGAGTGCGTGATAAGTGCTGAAACAGAACTTGCGCTATACTTGTCAGACACAAAGGCGCAAGAAAGCAGCCAAAAGCGCAAGGAACTCATCCGGGATGGCGTTAAATCCTTTTCCCTGGGCGATTTGTCGGAAAATTATGGCGATGTGAAAAGCGGCTCACAGGCGGCTACGGTGTCAACCGCTTACAGTTGTCAAGCATGCATGCAGTTGCTCCGTCCGTATCTGTCCGGAGGGTTTGACATATGCTTTCCGTCTACTTAA
- a CDS encoding major capsid protein — translation MPSIFDSKNFNAEVFGAYVDKTPNLNRNELIKSRAVKQRQDIAGSFADQVGGNYAVIPIFGRIGGDALNYNGSTNITATSTKTYTQGRVVVGRMKGWAEKDFSYDITGGVDFLAQTASQVGEYWDDVDQKTLLSTLKGIFSMTGADNLKFVNGHTYDISANTDGTGVFGATTLNTAMQKALGDNKAKFSLAIMHSAVATNLENLQLLEYMKYTDKEGIQRNLALGTLNGRVVLIDDGMPTEDVAAVTTVGSEAPAYTKYTTYVLGEGAIEYTNCGAKTPYEVDRDAKVNGGQDMLYSRQRKIFSPYGISWTDSAIISPTDTQLETGSKWSLANSNESTKEYFPHKAIPIARIITRG, via the coding sequence ATGCCTAGTATTTTTGATTCCAAGAATTTTAACGCTGAAGTATTCGGTGCATACGTTGACAAGACGCCAAATCTTAACCGCAATGAGTTGATCAAGAGTCGGGCTGTCAAGCAGCGGCAGGATATCGCCGGTTCGTTTGCTGATCAGGTTGGTGGAAATTACGCCGTGATCCCGATCTTCGGGCGCATTGGCGGCGATGCGCTGAACTATAACGGCAGTACCAATATTACGGCAACAAGCACAAAGACCTATACACAGGGGCGTGTGGTTGTTGGACGCATGAAGGGCTGGGCTGAGAAAGATTTCAGCTATGACATCACCGGCGGCGTGGATTTTCTGGCACAGACGGCATCCCAGGTTGGTGAATACTGGGACGATGTTGATCAGAAAACACTGTTGAGCACGCTTAAGGGCATCTTCTCCATGACGGGAGCAGATAACCTTAAGTTCGTTAACGGTCATACCTATGACATTTCCGCAAACACAGACGGCACAGGCGTGTTTGGCGCAACTACGCTCAATACCGCCATGCAAAAGGCACTCGGTGACAACAAAGCTAAGTTCAGCCTGGCAATTATGCACTCGGCTGTTGCCACCAATTTGGAAAACCTCCAGCTTTTGGAGTACATGAAGTACACCGACAAGGAGGGCATCCAGCGCAACCTTGCACTCGGTACACTGAACGGCAGAGTCGTACTGATCGATGACGGCATGCCCACGGAGGATGTTGCGGCGGTTACTACGGTTGGCAGCGAGGCACCGGCATACACCAAGTACACCACATATGTGCTTGGAGAGGGCGCAATCGAATATACCAACTGCGGCGCAAAGACCCCTTACGAGGTCGACAGAGATGCTAAGGTGAACGGTGGGCAGGATATGTTGTACAGCCGTCAGCGGAAGATCTTTAGCCCGTACGGCATTTCCTGGACTGACAGCGCTATCATCTCCCCCACTGACACACAGCTGGAGACAGGCTCTAAGTGGTCTTTGGCAAACTCCAACGAGTCTACCAAGGAATACTTCCCGCATAAGGCAATCCCGATTGCCAGGATCATCACAAGGGGCTAA
- a CDS encoding phage scaffolding protein has protein sequence MKNIIDLLSDAGVEIPEDKKEAFNTAFSENYKTIAEADKLRTARDNYKNQLETAQNALKGFEGVNVDDLNGKITQLTADLAAKEKDYQTKIAAMEFDSILNTAISGAKAKNAKAVRALLDVDALMESKNRSEDIKAAIDKVKSENDYLFDGTNVPGGGGNPSQPSQKMSLTEAMAYKNLHPDADVSMLI, from the coding sequence ATGAAGAACATTATTGACCTGCTGTCAGATGCTGGTGTAGAAATCCCGGAAGACAAGAAAGAAGCGTTTAACACTGCCTTTTCCGAGAATTACAAGACAATTGCAGAGGCGGACAAGCTCAGAACCGCACGGGACAACTACAAGAACCAACTGGAGACAGCCCAGAACGCCTTAAAGGGATTTGAAGGAGTGAACGTGGATGACCTGAACGGCAAGATCACACAGCTGACCGCCGACCTTGCGGCAAAGGAGAAGGACTACCAGACAAAGATTGCCGCAATGGAATTTGATTCGATTTTAAACACAGCAATCAGCGGCGCAAAAGCAAAGAATGCAAAGGCAGTCCGTGCATTGTTGGACGTTGATGCGCTGATGGAGTCGAAGAATCGGTCTGAGGATATCAAGGCTGCAATCGATAAGGTGAAATCCGAGAATGATTACCTTTTTGATGGTACGAACGTGCCCGGAGGTGGTGGGAACCCGTCACAGCCATCTCAGAAAATGAGTTTGACAGAGGCTATGGCTTACAAGAATCTTCACCCAGATGCAGATGTAAGTATGCTTATTTAA
- a CDS encoding phage capsid protein, with product MSKSENELQTLIDLIKESRIALVRLIVAAKGTGSKTYYATILRQLEGILNGIQRETGRYINTAIPAAYQRALMETYEYFKRNGLRMRNPEAFAQLHQDAIHELVREMQYNIQNGISQIGRRVMRYLDVERDQSLRQAGLKASAQKALTGTTTREAQAQLMQELTDKDFVSVQYGSGKRAYQVPLETYTEMVARSTTREAGNLAREKQLSANGYDLVKMTEHYPTCPVCAALQCRVYSISGEDPRFPPLSRAFSSGYKNVHPNCRHVITPWIEELQSPEEIQEAMRKSTEPFDDPRSQEERALYSKQQADNRRLRADLYQYERYKARLGADAPKSFGAFRRIKKQNGAKWIELQKAYESDKVAT from the coding sequence ATGAGTAAGTCGGAAAATGAATTGCAAACCTTAATCGACTTGATTAAGGAGTCCAGAATTGCCCTTGTGCGGCTCATAGTGGCTGCGAAAGGTACAGGCAGTAAAACATACTATGCAACCATACTGCGGCAATTAGAGGGCATTCTGAACGGCATACAGCGTGAAACAGGAAGGTACATTAACACTGCCATTCCGGCGGCGTATCAAAGAGCACTGATGGAAACATACGAGTACTTTAAACGCAACGGACTGCGGATGCGCAACCCAGAAGCATTTGCACAGCTACATCAAGACGCAATACATGAGTTGGTCAGAGAAATGCAATACAACATACAGAACGGCATTTCCCAAATTGGGAGAAGGGTCATGCGGTATCTGGATGTTGAACGTGATCAATCCCTACGGCAAGCAGGGCTAAAAGCATCGGCACAAAAGGCGTTGACCGGAACAACAACTAGAGAAGCACAAGCCCAACTGATGCAGGAATTGACGGACAAGGACTTTGTTTCCGTGCAATACGGTTCTGGCAAACGGGCGTATCAAGTGCCATTGGAAACCTATACGGAGATGGTGGCACGTTCCACCACAAGAGAAGCCGGAAATTTAGCGAGAGAAAAGCAACTGTCTGCTAACGGATATGATCTAGTTAAAATGACTGAACACTATCCGACCTGTCCAGTATGCGCCGCCCTGCAATGTAGAGTGTATAGCATTTCCGGCGAAGATCCACGCTTTCCGCCATTAAGCAGGGCGTTTTCCAGTGGATATAAAAACGTGCATCCGAATTGCCGTCATGTGATAACCCCATGGATTGAAGAATTGCAAAGCCCGGAAGAAATTCAGGAAGCAATGCGGAAAAGCACAGAGCCGTTTGATGATCCACGTTCGCAAGAGGAAAGAGCGCTGTACAGCAAGCAACAGGCGGACAACCGCAGACTGCGTGCAGATTTGTACCAATACGAACGGTATAAAGCAAGGCTTGGAGCCGATGCTCCTAAATCCTTTGGAGCGTTTCGGAGAATCAAAAAGCAAAACGGTGCCAAATGGATTGAACTCCAAAAGGCATACGAATCAGATAAAGTAGCCACGTAA
- a CDS encoding phage portal protein, which translates to MLTDLSFLDSGKSFPPDQERERLEEYKKNEQLFHTKVPQPWLNHFNEIAQRLGRTRAEISTIFGYQQLISKKTADFTCGEPPTLETEQDTDAMLKLMERLEFFPKLYEAFIDISRFGNAVVKFKGKDVTAVSPMFWFPVCDSGDLKKITHHVISYPIDPDENGLMRKLYTEIHTPGMIVTRINAFNQQGIGGLIEEKAEQTGLEDFAVQVLTNVTCSSDLFGVSDYSEINNLIERLIWRFSCIDNVLDKHSAPTMSGPSDALEHDEKFGTSFLNLGKYFARDTNDSPDLHYITWDGNLDSSFKEAEMLFNQLYILSEMGQAFADAGGADSSGTALKLRLVSPRVKAARLVKLNNARVKRMICTLCQLNGINVDYDGLTLHWNDGLPIDETEQINNLTTATGGKSIMSRYSALKQRGLTDSQVEAEIDQIQAEDAAMQPLQLGVIGNE; encoded by the coding sequence ATGCTTACAGATTTATCTTTTCTTGATTCTGGAAAATCATTTCCGCCCGACCAAGAACGTGAGCGGTTAGAAGAATACAAGAAAAACGAACAACTATTTCACACAAAAGTGCCACAGCCATGGCTTAATCACTTCAACGAAATTGCACAGCGGCTGGGGCGCACAAGAGCTGAAATTAGCACAATTTTTGGATATCAGCAACTTATCAGCAAGAAAACAGCGGATTTTACATGCGGAGAACCGCCAACGCTGGAGACGGAGCAGGACACGGATGCCATGCTCAAGCTTATGGAACGATTGGAGTTTTTTCCAAAACTATACGAAGCGTTTATAGATATTTCCAGATTCGGCAATGCCGTTGTAAAATTCAAAGGAAAAGACGTAACCGCAGTATCACCTATGTTCTGGTTCCCTGTTTGTGACTCCGGAGATCTGAAAAAGATAACTCACCATGTAATCAGTTATCCAATCGATCCAGACGAAAACGGGCTCATGCGCAAATTGTACACGGAAATACATACGCCTGGGATGATCGTGACCCGGATCAATGCGTTTAATCAGCAAGGAATCGGAGGACTGATTGAGGAAAAGGCGGAGCAAACAGGGCTTGAAGATTTCGCCGTCCAAGTTTTGACAAATGTCACATGCAGTTCTGACCTATTCGGCGTGTCAGATTATTCCGAGATAAACAATCTGATTGAGCGTCTGATCTGGCGCTTTTCGTGCATTGATAATGTGCTGGACAAACACAGTGCGCCTACCATGTCTGGGCCCTCCGATGCCCTAGAGCATGATGAAAAATTCGGGACAAGTTTCTTGAATTTAGGAAAATATTTTGCAAGGGATACAAACGATTCTCCAGACTTGCATTATATAACCTGGGACGGCAATCTTGACAGTTCATTCAAAGAAGCTGAAATGCTGTTTAACCAGTTGTATATCCTGTCCGAAATGGGGCAGGCGTTTGCAGATGCTGGAGGTGCTGACAGTTCCGGCACTGCTCTAAAACTGCGGCTCGTTTCACCACGGGTTAAGGCGGCACGTTTGGTAAAGTTGAACAATGCCCGTGTAAAGCGCATGATTTGTACGCTTTGCCAATTGAACGGCATCAACGTGGACTATGACGGATTAACATTGCATTGGAATGACGGTCTGCCGATTGATGAAACTGAGCAGATTAACAATTTAACAACGGCAACTGGTGGAAAATCAATCATGTCAAGATATTCCGCCCTCAAACAGCGAGGGTTGACCGATTCCCAGGTTGAAGCTGAGATTGACCAAATCCAGGCGGAAGATGCGGCTATGCAGCCGTTGCAGTTAGGCGTGATCGGCAATGAGTAA
- a CDS encoding PBSX family phage terminase large subunit, protein MAFSPMQQEYFDKATHRWNIKSGATRSGKTFMDYFVIPKRIRAVKGLPGLVVILGNTRGTLQRNIIEPLQDIWGSELVSSIKQDNTATMFGEKVYCLGADKANQVDRLRGSSIKYCYGDEVVTWSESVFTMLKSRLDKPYSRFDGTCNPDNPNHWFYSFLHSNADIYLQEYTLHDNPYLSSDFVKNLEDEYRGTVFFDRYILGKWTLAEGLIYPYGADGKATVPDEPRAYTKYVVSIDYGTLNPCSMGLWGLCDGVWYRIREYYYSGRSEKHNLTDEQYYTKLVELIGGLPVSKIVVDPSAASFIACIRAHRRYIVREANNAVLDGIRNTAVALTAGKIKICECCTNTLAEFSAYRWDENAREDRPIKENDHAMDDMRYFVNTILHNTSGFFAEVRGDVI, encoded by the coding sequence GTGGCTTTTAGTCCAATGCAGCAAGAGTATTTCGACAAAGCCACACACCGATGGAACATTAAGAGCGGAGCAACACGTTCTGGCAAAACCTTCATGGATTACTTTGTAATCCCTAAGCGCATACGGGCTGTAAAGGGACTCCCTGGGCTTGTGGTGATACTTGGGAATACCCGCGGAACGCTCCAGCGGAATATCATTGAACCGTTGCAGGACATTTGGGGCAGTGAATTGGTGTCGAGCATCAAACAAGACAACACGGCTACAATGTTCGGCGAAAAGGTTTATTGTCTGGGTGCCGATAAAGCTAACCAGGTTGACCGCCTGCGAGGATCGTCAATCAAGTATTGTTACGGCGATGAGGTCGTGACGTGGAGCGAGTCGGTGTTTACCATGTTAAAATCCAGATTGGATAAGCCGTACAGTCGTTTTGACGGAACATGCAATCCGGACAACCCTAATCATTGGTTTTACAGTTTTCTACATAGTAACGCTGATATATACTTGCAGGAATACACCCTGCATGACAACCCTTATCTGTCCTCTGATTTCGTAAAAAATCTAGAGGATGAATATAGGGGGACAGTCTTTTTTGACCGCTATATCCTTGGGAAATGGACACTTGCAGAGGGACTGATTTATCCATACGGCGCAGACGGCAAAGCAACCGTTCCAGACGAGCCGAGAGCGTATACCAAGTACGTGGTAAGCATCGATTATGGCACACTGAACCCCTGCTCTATGGGGCTGTGGGGGCTGTGTGACGGTGTTTGGTACAGAATACGAGAATATTACTATTCTGGCAGATCAGAAAAGCACAATCTGACGGATGAGCAATACTACACCAAGCTTGTTGAATTGATCGGCGGTCTGCCAGTAAGCAAAATAGTTGTTGACCCGTCTGCGGCATCGTTTATCGCTTGTATTCGGGCACATAGGCGATATATCGTCCGAGAAGCGAATAATGCGGTTCTTGACGGTATTCGCAACACGGCTGTTGCTTTGACAGCCGGAAAGATTAAAATTTGTGAATGTTGCACAAACACACTTGCAGAATTTTCAGCATATCGCTGGGACGAAAATGCCAGAGAAGATCGACCAATCAAGGAAAATGACCATGCAATGGATGATATGCGCTATTTTGTAAATACAATCCTTCACAATACTAGTGGATTCTTTGCTGAGGTAAGGGGTGATGTGATCTAA
- a CDS encoding site-specific integrase — MPITKGKGKKDGLQQYRVRVNYTDANGKYRQVERTAYGLSEARKLEASMQAQYTSGAPHSGGMTVSELYEEYVCAKKHEVRATTLNSLEKNFRLYIAPLIGNVKLNKLSARELQCWKNKVDITGLAIGSKKQVYTTLNTILNYSVKIGYIEKNQLKVVGNFKDPYFQTPTDKLHFYTPEQFVRYIHEARKVAEQSNSLTDWGYFVFFMIAYYTGMRRGEINALTWDDVEGDVIHVRHSVAQCVDGSDMVTSPKNRSSFRDLQVPEPLMEVLQEHKSRQEQVPGFLNSLYVCGGSRCLRNTSIRAQNQRFASGAGLPFIKVHDFRHSHASLLVNNGINIHEVARRLGHSNVSITLNTYSHLYPQETERALRVLNDIKP, encoded by the coding sequence ATGCCAATAACCAAAGGTAAAGGAAAAAAAGACGGCTTGCAGCAGTACCGAGTGCGTGTCAACTACACTGACGCTAACGGGAAGTATAGACAAGTCGAGAGGACAGCATACGGGCTTTCTGAGGCACGCAAGTTGGAGGCAAGTATGCAAGCCCAGTATACGTCCGGTGCGCCGCATAGCGGCGGTATGACGGTATCAGAACTGTATGAGGAGTATGTGTGTGCAAAGAAGCACGAAGTTAGAGCCACAACTTTGAATAGCCTTGAAAAAAATTTTCGGCTTTATATTGCACCGCTTATTGGAAATGTCAAACTAAATAAACTTTCGGCTCGTGAACTTCAATGTTGGAAAAACAAGGTTGATATTACCGGACTGGCGATTGGCTCAAAAAAGCAAGTATACACAACGCTGAATACAATTCTGAATTATTCAGTAAAAATTGGATACATCGAGAAGAATCAGTTGAAAGTTGTTGGAAATTTTAAAGATCCATATTTCCAAACTCCAACAGATAAGTTGCACTTTTACACGCCGGAGCAATTTGTGCGGTATATCCACGAGGCACGAAAGGTTGCAGAACAGTCCAACTCGCTTACCGATTGGGGCTACTTTGTCTTTTTCATGATCGCATACTATACCGGCATGAGAAGAGGTGAGATCAATGCATTGACGTGGGATGACGTTGAGGGAGATGTAATTCATGTTCGGCATTCTGTCGCACAATGTGTAGACGGTTCGGATATGGTGACATCGCCCAAAAACCGATCATCATTCAGGGACTTGCAAGTGCCTGAGCCGCTGATGGAGGTGCTTCAAGAACACAAATCACGGCAGGAGCAAGTGCCGGGTTTTTTAAATAGCTTATATGTGTGTGGTGGCTCACGGTGTTTAAGAAATACGTCAATTCGGGCGCAAAACCAACGCTTTGCATCCGGGGCAGGGCTTCCGTTCATCAAAGTGCACGATTTCCGCCACAGTCATGCGTCATTGCTTGTTAATAACGGAATCAACATTCACGAAGTAGCCCGGAGACTTGGACACTCCAATGTGTCTATCACATTGAACACCTATTCTCACCTCTATCCGCAAGAAACGGAAAGAGCATTGAGAGTGCTAAATGACATTAAGCCATAA
- the cas5c gene encoding type I-C CRISPR-associated protein Cas5c, whose amino-acid sequence MGYGFKILVEGEYALFTRPEFKVERVSYDVPTVSAMEGLIKSIYWKPAIRIVIDKIVVFHPIRFINIRRNEVSQKIPLASVKNQMNGKGPVEVFTSQKNVRSQRASMLLRDVKYGVEFHFEMTGLQSQHPDESPEKHYNIMLRRLRNGQHFRQPCLGCREFAVRRLELVDAFDLSQVDPSLKGDVDLGVMLYGLRFRDGGVPVNQDWDAPQFSDAADPMYYRPHMIDGVIDVAKYREGILC is encoded by the coding sequence ATGGGATATGGTTTTAAGATCCTGGTGGAAGGAGAGTATGCACTGTTTACCCGACCGGAATTCAAGGTGGAACGGGTCAGCTATGATGTGCCGACGGTGTCGGCTATGGAAGGATTGATCAAGTCCATTTACTGGAAGCCGGCGATCCGGATCGTCATCGACAAGATCGTGGTGTTCCATCCGATCCGGTTTATCAACATCCGGCGGAATGAGGTGTCCCAGAAGATACCGCTGGCATCTGTGAAAAACCAGATGAATGGGAAAGGCCCTGTGGAGGTTTTTACCTCACAGAAAAATGTACGGAGTCAGCGAGCCAGCATGCTGCTGCGGGACGTGAAATATGGAGTAGAGTTCCACTTCGAGATGACGGGACTTCAGTCACAGCACCCCGATGAAAGCCCGGAAAAGCACTATAATATTATGCTGCGGCGGCTCCGGAATGGTCAGCATTTCCGTCAGCCCTGTCTTGGATGCAGAGAATTTGCCGTCCGGCGGCTGGAGCTGGTGGATGCATTTGATCTGTCCCAGGTGGATCCATCCCTCAAAGGCGATGTGGATCTTGGGGTTATGCTGTACGGTCTGCGGTTCCGGGACGGAGGCGTGCCCGTAAATCAAGACTGGGATGCACCACAGTTTTCTGACGCTGCGGATCCGATGTACTATCGTCCCCATATGATCGATGGTGTCATTGACGTGGCAAAATACAGGGAGGGGATTCTATGCTGA
- the cas8c gene encoding type I-C CRISPR-associated protein Cas8c/Csd1, with the protein MLIKALCDYAEKQQASSSQNASVPEYYRPQKISYRIVLSPEGKLLDILPQRHLETYYDKKGKEKQKDVPDTIYLPMRNKTSIVQAYYLDHRPLYIFGLNYVKENGQEIWTPDDETNKARRSHKAFVEHELAFMDGLDSEICTAYRRFLETWDPEQETENPVLRQLGAAYSGSYFGFTLGVGKANLEEDPELIAKYQKICQQDDCRTDEPADTVCSILGERLSIARKHNPFDFPNQTGCRLVCMKHSAYESYCKEKSFNSGVSEKAMKLYTDQLNKLLQDRQHHVILEGMTVVFFAMCQNDEAQCDFFASMLGGSTDQQTEQSIQKLLTYAKGGYTGDPEAIRRMEEMNNTTFYIVGLTNTITRVSQKFIYRDRFGNLIQNLLKHQEDLRIREQDTHPIPFKWINKELVSPKSSNKDVPPPLESSIILAALQNTRYPDALLATVVRRVKTDQDDENDAKGGKYIKLNRVRAGIIKACLNRKNHKEEITMAWNEENRNPAYICGGLFAVYEKLQKDATKGPLNRTIKDAYFSSACSRPASVFPTLAKLSQNHLHKLDEERVRVFYGRLVGSLMNQLEGEFPQTLSLDDQGRFIIGYYQMNQKLWTSKEETKEDEN; encoded by the coding sequence ATGCTGATCAAAGCGTTGTGCGACTATGCGGAAAAGCAGCAGGCTTCATCTTCTCAAAATGCCTCCGTACCGGAATATTACCGGCCACAGAAGATCTCCTACCGGATTGTGCTTTCGCCGGAGGGGAAACTGCTGGATATTCTTCCCCAGCGGCATTTGGAGACTTATTATGACAAAAAGGGTAAGGAAAAGCAGAAGGATGTTCCGGATACGATCTATTTGCCGATGCGAAATAAGACTTCGATTGTTCAAGCGTATTATTTGGATCATCGGCCGCTGTACATATTTGGACTCAATTATGTAAAAGAGAATGGTCAGGAAATCTGGACACCGGATGATGAAACAAATAAGGCAAGGAGATCCCATAAAGCATTTGTTGAACATGAGCTGGCATTTATGGATGGTCTGGATTCTGAGATTTGCACGGCATATCGGCGTTTTCTTGAAACCTGGGATCCGGAGCAGGAAACGGAAAACCCGGTTCTCCGGCAGTTGGGTGCTGCTTATAGCGGTTCTTACTTTGGATTTACCCTTGGCGTAGGCAAGGCGAATCTGGAGGAAGATCCGGAACTGATCGCCAAATACCAGAAAATTTGTCAGCAAGACGATTGCAGAACAGATGAGCCTGCGGATACAGTTTGCAGCATTCTTGGGGAAAGGCTCTCGATTGCACGGAAGCATAATCCATTCGATTTTCCGAATCAGACCGGTTGTCGACTTGTTTGCATGAAGCATAGTGCTTATGAATCCTATTGTAAAGAAAAATCTTTTAATAGCGGTGTTTCAGAAAAGGCTATGAAACTCTACACGGACCAACTGAACAAGCTGCTGCAGGATCGGCAACATCATGTGATTTTGGAAGGTATGACAGTGGTGTTCTTTGCCATGTGCCAGAATGATGAGGCGCAGTGTGATTTCTTTGCTTCCATGCTGGGCGGCTCGACGGATCAGCAAACAGAACAGAGCATCCAGAAGCTGCTGACTTATGCGAAAGGCGGATACACGGGAGATCCGGAAGCGATCCGGCGGATGGAGGAAATGAATAATACTACTTTTTATATAGTGGGCTTAACGAACACCATAACCCGTGTCAGCCAGAAGTTTATTTACCGGGATCGGTTCGGAAATCTGATTCAGAATCTGTTGAAGCATCAGGAGGATCTGCGGATCCGGGAGCAGGACACACATCCTATTCCCTTTAAGTGGATCAACAAAGAACTGGTTTCGCCGAAATCGTCCAATAAGGACGTACCGCCACCTTTGGAATCCAGCATCATTCTGGCGGCTTTGCAGAACACCCGGTATCCGGATGCTCTGCTGGCTACCGTGGTTCGTCGGGTTAAGACAGACCAGGACGATGAGAATGACGCCAAGGGCGGAAAATATATCAAGTTGAATCGGGTGCGGGCAGGGATCATTAAGGCTTGCCTGAACCGAAAAAATCACAAGGAGGAAATCACTATGGCGTGGAACGAGGAAAACAGGAATCCGGCATATATTTGTGGAGGATTGTTTGCAGTGTATGAGAAGCTCCAGAAAGACGCTACGAAGGGACCCCTGAACCGGACGATCAAGGATGCATATTTTTCTTCTGCATGCTCCCGACCGGCAAGCGTATTCCCCACACTGGCGAAGCTGTCCCAGAATCACCTGCATAAGCTGGACGAGGAGCGTGTACGTGTTTTTTACGGGCGGCTTGTAGGCAGCTTAATGAATCAGCTGGAGGGAGAGTTTCCACAAACCTTGTCGCTGGATGACCAGGGGCGGTTTATTATCGGGTATTATCAGATGAATCAGAAGCTGTGGACAAGTAAGGAAGAAACAAAAGAAGACGAGAATTGA